A window of the Bacillus andreraoultii genome harbors these coding sequences:
- a CDS encoding 2-oxoglutarate dehydrogenase E1 component yields the protein MISEGNPWLDFRGPNLGYLIEQYDLYLEKPDQVDESLRLLFAKWGEPRVEEVGVSNIATSEGLSPTYVLNKMRKLVQVINLAQNIRTYGHLEADIFPLEQQQKQELLSPSYYGLSEADIREIPADIICPEIKGKFSDGLSAIQYLKEIYTGSVGFEFQHIADVKEREWIQNKIEKEFGVTKFPHERKAELLEKLAAAESFEQFIHKMYVGQKRFSVEGLESLVPSIDEFVKLSCETGIENVMIAMAHRGRLNVLAHVLEKPYEALLSQFQHSKWENNDPDFYETMGHTLDVKYHLGAVRKRKIGDNTVKVTLANNPSHLEFADAVIEGYARAAQDDRTEKGAPKQDVNKALPVIVHGDSAFAGQGIVYEVFNFAGTEAYHTGGTIHIIANNTIGFTTEGHEYRSTRYSSDSAKGYDIPVFHVNADDPEASLLVMKLAFEYRQTFKKDVVIDLIGYRRLGHNELDEPMMTNPVMYNKVKAHPTVTGVYKKRLLEEKALTEEEAKEIETKVLNKLKEAHNRIDKNAEEVKTIVQLQEGSIKDFPTVDTTVDKATLTNINKALLDWPEDLNVFKKLQRILGRRLEVFDKKGKIDWGHAEALAFGTILKDGTPIRITGEDTERGTFSHRNAVLSDTKTGEKYTPLQHLEAANASFAIHNSTLSEAGILGFEYGYSVIAPETLVLWEAQFGDFANGAQVIIDQFISAGKAKWGESSGIVMLLPHGYEGQGPEHSSARLERFLQLAAENNWTVANLSNSAQYFHILRRQAALLKSECIRPLVIMTPKSLLRNPTASSYIEEFTNGSFQSIIEQPGLGTEPEKVERVVFSTGRLAIELAEHLTKPEEYKWLDVIRVEELYPFPKEQIKGILSKYKNLKEIVWAQDEPKNMGAWSYIAPRLQELVPSNLPVSYIGRPSMASPSEGDPRVHKKEQERIVQEALTQDAIVKVN from the coding sequence ATGATCAGTGAAGGAAACCCTTGGCTTGATTTTCGTGGACCTAACTTGGGCTATTTAATTGAGCAATATGATTTATATTTAGAAAAACCTGACCAAGTTGATGAGAGTCTACGATTATTATTTGCCAAATGGGGTGAACCGCGAGTTGAAGAAGTGGGTGTATCAAATATTGCAACATCAGAGGGGCTATCACCAACTTATGTGCTGAACAAAATGAGAAAATTAGTTCAAGTCATAAATTTAGCACAAAATATTCGTACTTACGGTCATTTAGAAGCAGATATTTTTCCATTAGAACAACAACAAAAGCAAGAATTACTTTCACCTTCTTATTATGGTTTATCTGAAGCTGATATTAGAGAAATTCCAGCTGATATAATTTGTCCAGAAATAAAGGGGAAATTTAGTGATGGTTTATCAGCGATACAATATTTAAAAGAAATTTATACTGGTAGTGTTGGTTTTGAATTCCAACATATTGCAGATGTAAAAGAAAGAGAATGGATACAAAACAAAATTGAAAAAGAATTTGGTGTGACAAAGTTTCCTCATGAGCGAAAAGCTGAACTTTTAGAGAAGTTAGCTGCCGCAGAAAGCTTTGAACAGTTTATTCATAAAATGTATGTTGGGCAAAAACGATTCTCCGTTGAAGGATTAGAATCACTTGTTCCTTCTATAGACGAGTTCGTGAAGTTGTCTTGCGAGACAGGAATTGAGAATGTCATGATTGCCATGGCACACCGTGGGAGATTAAATGTTCTTGCCCATGTGTTAGAAAAACCTTATGAAGCACTATTGTCACAGTTTCAACATTCTAAATGGGAAAATAATGATCCGGACTTTTATGAAACAATGGGTCATACATTAGATGTGAAATACCATTTAGGTGCTGTTCGCAAACGGAAAATTGGTGACAACACTGTAAAAGTAACTTTAGCAAATAATCCAAGCCATCTTGAATTTGCAGATGCTGTTATAGAAGGTTATGCCCGTGCTGCCCAAGACGATCGCACTGAAAAGGGAGCACCGAAACAAGATGTGAATAAAGCGCTTCCGGTAATTGTTCATGGTGACTCGGCTTTTGCAGGTCAAGGAATTGTCTATGAAGTATTTAACTTTGCGGGTACAGAAGCTTATCATACAGGTGGGACAATTCATATAATTGCTAATAACACAATTGGTTTTACAACAGAAGGTCATGAGTACCGTTCGACAAGATACTCAAGTGATTCGGCGAAAGGATATGACATTCCAGTATTCCATGTGAATGCGGATGATCCAGAGGCTAGTTTACTTGTTATGAAGTTAGCTTTTGAATATCGTCAAACATTTAAAAAGGATGTTGTCATTGACTTAATTGGTTACCGGAGACTTGGTCATAACGAATTAGATGAACCGATGATGACAAATCCAGTTATGTACAATAAAGTAAAGGCCCATCCGACTGTTACTGGCGTTTATAAGAAGAGATTACTAGAAGAAAAGGCGCTTACGGAAGAAGAAGCAAAGGAAATTGAAACAAAGGTATTGAATAAGTTGAAGGAAGCGCATAATCGTATCGATAAAAATGCGGAAGAAGTAAAAACAATCGTCCAACTGCAGGAAGGGTCAATAAAAGACTTTCCTACTGTAGATACAACCGTTGATAAAGCAACGTTAACAAATATCAATAAAGCACTTCTTGACTGGCCAGAAGATTTAAATGTATTTAAAAAGCTTCAAAGAATACTTGGACGTCGCCTTGAAGTGTTTGATAAGAAAGGGAAAATCGACTGGGGACATGCTGAAGCTCTTGCTTTTGGAACCATTCTTAAAGATGGTACACCAATCCGCATCACAGGAGAGGATACAGAGCGGGGTACATTTTCGCACCGAAACGCAGTATTATCTGATACGAAAACAGGTGAAAAATATACACCGTTACAACATCTTGAAGCGGCTAATGCAAGTTTTGCCATTCACAATAGTACATTGTCAGAGGCTGGAATTCTCGGCTTTGAATATGGCTATAGTGTCATTGCACCAGAGACACTTGTCCTTTGGGAAGCACAATTTGGTGATTTTGCTAATGGTGCACAAGTAATTATCGATCAATTCATTTCTGCTGGAAAAGCAAAATGGGGTGAATCATCAGGAATAGTGATGCTCTTACCACATGGTTACGAAGGACAAGGACCTGAACATTCAAGTGCAAGATTAGAACGGTTTTTACAACTAGCAGCTGAAAATAACTGGACAGTCGCTAACTTATCGAATTCAGCTCAATATTTCCATATTTTACGACGTCAAGCAGCGTTGTTAAAATCAGAATGTATACGTCCACTAGTGATCATGACGCCGAAGAGTTTATTGCGGAATCCGACAGCAAGTTCTTATATTGAAGAATTTACGAATGGTAGCTTCCAGTCCATTATTGAACAACCGGGTCTCGGTACAGAACCAGAGAAGGTTGAAAGAGTTGTATTCAGTACAGGACGTCTAGCTATTGAGCTTGCAGAACATTTAACGAAACCAGAAGAATATAAGTGGTTAGATGTTATTCGTGTTGAAGAACTCTATCCATTTCCGAAAGAACAAATTAAAGGGATTTTAAGCAAGTATAAAAATTTAAAAGAAATCGTTTGGGCACAAGATGAACCGAAAAATATGGGCGCTTGGAGTTATATTGCACCTCGTTTACAAGAATTGGTGCCAAGTAACTTGCCTGTCTCTTATATCGGTCGACCTTCAATGGCTAGTCCGTCAGAAGGTGATCCACGAGTTCATAAGAAAGAACAAGAACGTATTGTTCAGGAAGCTCTAACACAAGATGCCATTGTAAAAGTAAATTAA
- a CDS encoding IS110 family transposase, translating to MKHVVAFDVSMGKSVMTVYDRYKRCEYEGEIEHTRSSFQLLHERLQQLKILDGQAPEIVFEATGVYSKGLEKFLCDHGYRYSRMNPLEANLQMASMRRHKTDKSDAHELAKTHFKMERDYTYQQDEYDEQMRALTRYYDEVDTEINHLWNRMHAILQLSFPELEQXDSHQLGQVFLNINHIAQLNSPS from the coding sequence ATGAAACATGTTGTAGCTTTTGATGTAAGTATGGGGAAAAGTGTGATGACGGTATATGACCGTTATAAACGATGTGAGTATGAAGGTGAGATTGAACATACACGTTCTAGCTTTCAATTGCTTCATGAGCGATTACAACAATTAAAGATTCTTGATGGACAAGCACCTGAAATTGTCTTTGAAGCGACAGGCGTTTATTCAAAAGGATTGGAGAAGTTTTTATGCGACCATGGGTATAGGTATAGCCGGATGAATCCATTAGAGGCAAACCTTCAAATGGCTTCCATGCGTCGGCATAAAACAGATAAGAGTGATGCACATGAGCTGGCGAAAACTCATTTTAAAATGGAACGGGACTATACATACCAACAGGATGAATACGATGAGCAGATGCGTGCGTTAACGCGATATTATGATGAGGTCGATACAGAAATCAATCATTTATGGAATCGGATGCATGCCATTTTACAACTCAGTTTCCCAGAGTTAGAGCAGGNAGACTCTCATCAACTTGGTCAGGTTTTTCTAAATATAAATCATATTGCTCAATTAAATAGCCCAAGTTAG
- a CDS encoding IS110 family transposase, with the protein MKHVVAFDVSMGKSVMTVYDRYKRCEYEGEIEHTRSSFQLLHERLQQLKILDGQAPEIVFEATGVYSKGLEKFLCDHGYRYSRMNPLEANLQMASMRRHKTDKSDAHELAKTHFKMERDYTYQQDEYDEQIRALTRYYDEVDTKINHLWNRMHAILQLSFPELEQIITPRSALFLNIVQLYPHPTVLIAHSKTVIRNRLKDNTRKNLSLKRAEEKAIILLEVAKESYPAISSTDVRCEQVKDYAKRI; encoded by the coding sequence ATGAAACATGTTGTAGCTTTTGATGTAAGTATGGGAAAAAGTGTGATGACGGTATATGACCGTTATAAACGATGTGAGTATGAAGGTGAGATTGAACATACACGTTCTAGCTTTCAATTGCTTCATGAGCGATTACAACAATTAAAAATTCTTGATGGACAAGCACCTGAAATTGTCTTTGAAGCGACAGGCGTTTATTCAAAAGGATTGGAGAAGTTTTTATGCGACCATGGGTATAGGTATAGCCGGATGAATCCATTAGAGGCAAACCTTCAAATGGCTTCCATGCGTCGGCATAAAACAGATAAGAGTGATGCACATGAGCTGGCGAAAACTCATTTTAAAATGGAACGGGACTATACATACCAACAGGATGAATACGATGAGCAGATTCGTGCGTTAACGCGATATTATGATGAGGTCGATACAAAAATCAATCATTTATGGAATCGGATGCATGCCATTTTACAACTCAGTTTCCCAGAGTTAGAGCAGATTATTACACCACGTTCTGCATTGTTTTTAAACATCGTGCAGCTTTATCCTCATCCGACGGTACTAATAGCGCATTCTAAAACGGTGATTCGCAACCGACTAAAAGACAATACACGAAAAAATCTTTCGTTAAAGCGTGCAGAAGAAAAAGCGATTATTTTATTAGAAGTTGCCAAAGAATCTTATCCAGCTATTTCCTCAACGGATGTTAGGTGTGAACAAGTAAAGGATTACGCAAAACGCATT
- a CDS encoding ABC transporter permease, giving the protein LIPLLLSKTLHLDLEKDTVIATVRSIIQLLIVGYILQTVFTSESYLYIALMVLLMIGAATLNARKKGSSITGITKKLVFTFICVEVLTQAILLGFHITPATAQYIIPISGMMIGNSMVLSILFLNRFTAEVHAFENEIELILSLGGTPKQAIHKQLISAIKASTIPTIESQKTMGLVQLPGMMSGQIIAGADPVQAVQFQLLILFLLLTTAVLTSVLLGFLSYPTLFNKQMQRVKK; this is encoded by the coding sequence CTTATCCCGCTTCTATTATCAAAAACATTACATTTAGATTTAGAGAAAGATACGGTTATCGCAACGGTCCGTTCAATCATTCAACTTTTAATTGTCGGTTACATATTACAAACTGTATTTACTTCAGAAAGCTACCTTTATATTGCTTTGATGGTCCTTTTAATGATTGGTGCAGCTACTTTAAATGCGCGAAAAAAAGGGTCTTCCATAACAGGTATAACAAAAAAGTTAGTTTTTACTTTTATTTGTGTTGAAGTATTAACTCAAGCAATCTTACTCGGATTCCATATTACTCCGGCAACCGCACAATACATTATTCCAATTAGCGGGATGATGATTGGTAACTCAATGGTCTTATCTATTTTATTTCTTAATCGCTTTACTGCAGAGGTTCATGCCTTTGAAAATGAAATTGAATTAATCTTATCTCTTGGCGGAACACCGAAACAGGCCATCCATAAACAATTAATTTCTGCAATAAAAGCAAGTACAATTCCCACTATAGAAAGTCAAAAAACAATGGGATTAGTACAGTTACCTGGTATGATGAGTGGACAAATTATTGCTGGAGCTGACCCTGTTCAAGCCGTTCAATTTCAATTATTAATATTATTTCTACTTCTAACAACAGCTGTATTAACAAGTGTTCTGTTAGGGTTTCTATCTTATCCAACACTGTTTAATAAACAAATGCAACGTGTTAAGAAATAA